The Deinococcus sonorensis KR-87 genome includes a window with the following:
- a CDS encoding single-stranded DNA-binding protein: MSELDRAREALRQALHSWAVLTVRGDRAQVMPAPDLDLLYAGLDRTLGNEWAVHYRAEHVAPPVVVARLTLSGMEREGLAQGHSLDDARRLALADALRAFGVTPAASEAQWVEYDEEEGANVHELDQEAPATAAPATTLPPAPPRDPQLERARQHIDDLLEQLREAGLGAQAARVLARRGYGNTLDESREVYKELKGLPRH, translated from the coding sequence ATGTCCGAACTCGACCGCGCCCGCGAGGCGCTGCGGCAGGCCCTCCACAGCTGGGCCGTCCTGACGGTCCGGGGCGACCGCGCCCAGGTGATGCCCGCGCCCGACCTCGACCTGCTGTACGCCGGGCTGGACCGCACCCTGGGCAACGAGTGGGCGGTGCATTACCGCGCCGAACATGTGGCCCCGCCCGTGGTGGTCGCCCGCCTGACGCTGAGCGGCATGGAGCGCGAGGGGCTCGCGCAGGGCCACAGCCTGGACGATGCTCGCCGGCTGGCGCTGGCCGACGCATTGCGGGCCTTCGGGGTGACTCCGGCGGCCAGTGAGGCGCAGTGGGTGGAGTACGACGAGGAGGAGGGGGCCAACGTTCACGAGCTGGATCAGGAGGCCCCGGCCACCGCGGCGCCGGCCACCACGCTGCCGCCCGCCCCGCCGCGCGACCCGCAGCTGGAGCGGGCGCGGCAGCACATCGACGACCTGCTGGAACAGCTGCGCGAGGCGGGGCTGGGGGCCCAGGCGGCGCGGGTGCTGGCGCGGCGCGGCTACGGCAACACGCTGGACGAGAGCCGCGAGGTCTACAAGGAACTCAAGGGCCTGCCGCGCCATTGA
- a CDS encoding metallophosphoesterase yields the protein MRCKFIAIGDVHADFELLWEALRAASCMDAAGLPTPPVLNGTFQVVLIGDLVHPKSEREYARLIGRPSFDAQDPEQLFLAARAQVRQLERLRRYQQAAPASVHIILGNHDDVVINAGYLLGTAGGLVHIEFDPNRGGILLPPDLKAWFQSFLRELRVGRLQFAHVGPLPSMTHYDDLFYADHTHKRWWHEHPEYVQMSGLSYGVYGHTQIKDGIMVNSTNRFAMIDALTAREYLEVLVDTEAREPLVSSRPVPF from the coding sequence TTGAGATGTAAGTTCATCGCCATCGGTGACGTGCACGCTGACTTCGAGCTACTGTGGGAGGCGCTGCGGGCGGCCAGCTGCATGGACGCGGCGGGCCTGCCGACGCCGCCGGTGCTGAACGGCACCTTTCAGGTCGTGCTGATCGGCGACCTGGTGCATCCCAAGTCGGAGCGCGAGTACGCCCGGCTGATCGGACGGCCCAGCTTCGACGCTCAGGACCCGGAGCAGCTGTTTCTGGCGGCGCGCGCCCAGGTGCGGCAGCTGGAACGACTGCGGCGTTACCAGCAGGCGGCCCCGGCATCGGTGCACATCATTCTGGGCAATCACGACGACGTGGTGATCAACGCCGGCTACCTGCTCGGCACCGCCGGCGGGCTGGTGCACATCGAATTCGACCCGAACCGGGGTGGCATCCTGCTGCCCCCGGACCTGAAAGCGTGGTTCCAGAGCTTCCTGCGCGAGCTGCGGGTGGGCCGGCTGCAGTTCGCGCACGTGGGGCCGCTGCCGTCCATGACCCACTACGACGACCTGTTCTACGCCGACCACACCCACAAGCGCTGGTGGCACGAGCACCCGGAGTACGTGCAGATGTCGGGGCTGAGCTACGGGGTGTACGGCCATACCCAGATCAAGGACGGCATCATGGTCAACAGCACCAACCGCTTTGCCATGATCGACGCGCTGACGGCCCGCGAGTACCTGGAAGTGCTGGTGGACACCGAGGCGCGCGAGCCGCTGGTCAGCAGCCGCCCGGTGCCGTTCTGA
- a CDS encoding ABC transporter ATP-binding protein has translation MTTAVIELQNVSKRFGAQQALSDLTMQVQRGELLALLGPNGAGKTTLISLMLGLRPTDTGTVRLLGGDPRQPATRAGVGAMLQDSDVPGLLTVRETVDLFRAMYPAPLPTAQVLRLAGLEEVAGKRTAQLSGGQRRRLVFALSIVGDPEVLFLDEPTTAMDPGSRVAFWAATQDMQRRGRTILLTTHHLEEAEQVADRVVVMDRGRVIADGSKDELRARAGTARVRFLSSALPETLRELAGPDPLSQDDAGRYTVRTAAPEQLLARLFAAGVPLGELEVTRASLEDAFLSLTGTGLRA, from the coding sequence ATGACGACCGCCGTGATCGAGCTGCAGAACGTCAGCAAGCGTTTCGGAGCGCAGCAGGCGCTGAGTGACCTCACCATGCAGGTGCAGCGGGGCGAACTGCTGGCGCTGCTGGGGCCCAATGGCGCCGGCAAGACCACCCTGATCAGCCTGATGCTGGGCCTGCGGCCCACCGACACCGGCACGGTCCGGCTGCTGGGCGGCGATCCGCGCCAGCCGGCCACCCGCGCCGGGGTGGGCGCGATGCTGCAGGACTCGGATGTGCCGGGCCTGCTGACGGTGCGCGAGACCGTGGACCTGTTCCGGGCGATGTACCCGGCCCCGCTGCCCACCGCGCAGGTGCTGCGGCTGGCCGGGCTGGAGGAGGTGGCGGGCAAGCGCACCGCCCAGCTGTCCGGCGGGCAGCGGCGCCGGCTGGTGTTCGCGCTGAGCATCGTGGGCGACCCGGAGGTGCTGTTTCTGGACGAGCCCACCACCGCCATGGATCCGGGCAGCCGGGTGGCGTTCTGGGCCGCCACCCAGGACATGCAGCGCCGGGGCCGCACCATCCTGCTCACCACCCACCACCTGGAGGAGGCCGAGCAGGTGGCCGACCGGGTGGTGGTGATGGACCGGGGCCGGGTGATCGCGGACGGCAGCAAGGACGAACTGCGCGCCCGGGCCGGGACCGCGCGCGTGCGCTTCCTGTCTTCTGCGCTGCCCGAGACGCTGCGCGAACTGGCTGGCCCGGACCCGCTGAGCCAGGACGACGCCGGGCGGTACACCGTCCGCACGGCGGCCCCGGAGCAGCTGCTGGCCCGGCTGTTCGCGGCGGGCGTGCCTCTGGGCGAGCTGGAAGTGACGCGCGCCAGCCTTGAAGACGCCTTCCTGAGCCTCACCGGTACCGGCCTCCGCGCCTGA